The Humulus lupulus chromosome 4, drHumLupu1.1, whole genome shotgun sequence genome has a window encoding:
- the LOC133831152 gene encoding uncharacterized protein LOC133831152 — translation MGGKCPHRSVKKRRYSHKTHRRDKFLINGDDMVYDALKNPEGIKPLPVDEDLPGMGQYYCIHCDRYFANVSVRDEHFKTKRHRKRLKLMMGPAPHTQLDADLAGGMGMPDNGPKLMSI, via the exons ATGGGAGGAAAGTGCCCCCATAGAAGCGTCAAGAAGAGAAGATACTCACACAAGACTCATCGCCGCGACAAGTTTCTCATTAATG GTGATGATATGGTATATGATGCACTGAAGAATCCAGAGGGAATTAAGCCCTTGCCTGTTGATGAAGACCTCCCTGGGATGGGCCAGTATTATTGTATACACTGcga CCGATACTTTGCCAATGTGTCCGTGAGAGATGAACATTTCAAGACGAAACGTCACAGGAAGCG TTTGAAATTAATGATGGGTCCTGCACCACACACCCAACTCGATGCCGACTTAGCTGGTGGAATGGGAATGCCAGATAATGGCCCAAAGCTTATGTCCATTTGA